A region from the uncultured Draconibacterium sp. genome encodes:
- a CDS encoding lactate utilization protein: MASAREEILKRLENAVHPEPEMPDFDAPVYHAIDKALDLTFKANLEAVNGSVYICKSQQELIEKLRTHLENIADSAIFCAEEKLQNLLTQSNIKHQNYHEEATTMEVGITSCEFLIAHTGSVMVSSAMEGGRQMSVYPPQHVVIAQQEQLVDYLGTAYDKIQQKYIDQLPSQITLVTGPSRTADIEKTLVMGAHGPRELHVFLY; the protein is encoded by the coding sequence ATGGCATCGGCACGGGAGGAAATACTAAAGCGGCTCGAAAATGCTGTTCATCCGGAACCGGAAATGCCTGATTTTGATGCTCCCGTTTACCACGCTATAGATAAAGCTTTAGATCTCACCTTTAAAGCAAATCTGGAAGCAGTAAACGGGAGCGTTTATATATGTAAATCGCAGCAAGAGCTTATCGAAAAGCTCAGAACACACCTTGAAAACATCGCTGATTCAGCTATATTCTGTGCAGAAGAAAAGCTACAAAACCTTCTAACCCAGAGTAATATTAAACATCAGAATTACCATGAAGAAGCTACAACTATGGAAGTTGGAATTACTTCGTGTGAATTTCTGATTGCACATACGGGCTCGGTAATGGTAAGCTCGGCAATGGAAGGAGGTCGGCAAATGTCGGTGTACCCGCCCCAACATGTTGTAATTGCCCAACAAGAACAACTCGTAGATTACCTTGGCACGGCATACGATAAAATACAGCAAAAATATATCGATCAGCTTCCCTCGCAAATTACGCTGGTAACCGGCCCCAGCCGAACCGCTGATATTGAAAAAACGCTGGTAATGGGAGCACACGGCCCCCGCGAGTTACACGTATTTCTGTATTAG
- a CDS encoding DUF2007 domain-containing protein encodes MEPGWEEIYMTAHEYKAEMAKDLLESAGIKTVLLNQHDSAYQNFGEFRLYVAKENRTEAINLIKDLKGE; translated from the coding sequence ATGGAACCAGGTTGGGAAGAAATTTACATGACGGCACATGAATACAAAGCCGAGATGGCCAAAGACCTTCTGGAAAGTGCAGGAATAAAAACAGTTTTACTAAATCAGCACGATTCAGCCTATCAGAATTTTGGAGAGTTTAGATTATACGTTGCAAAAGAAAACAGAACCGAAGCCATAAACCTAATCAAAGATTTAAAAGGTGAGTAA